A stretch of the Duncaniella dubosii genome encodes the following:
- a CDS encoding glycoside hydrolase family 88/105 protein: MKKLLLLALAALLALPSIAAEQLPPRKKTLETLIKVNDHYLKKHPDPLLGIPYYSRKKVYEANIWTRAVYFEGLMALHSIYPDNRYYDYAYKWGDGFKWGIRRDDTTTRNADNYCCGQTYVDLYRLTPEPQMLTKTKACMNMLINTPQVDDWTWIDAIQMGMPLLAKMSALTGDQRYNEKAWEMYEWSRNTLAGGLYNEKEGLWWRDKDFVPPYKEPNGKNCYWSRGNGWVVAALVKVLQELPENAPHRDVYIKDLKAMCEAAAKCQRSDGFWNVSLHDESNFGGKETTGTALFVYGMAWGINNGILDREKYLPVVTKAWNAIVNEAIHPDGYIGYVQGTGKEPKDGQPVAYDSKPDFDDYGTGCVLLAGTEVYKL; this comes from the coding sequence ATGAAAAAATTATTGCTACTCGCGTTAGCCGCACTGCTTGCGCTCCCCTCAATCGCAGCAGAGCAGCTGCCTCCACGTAAAAAAACTCTTGAGACTCTTATCAAAGTCAACGATCATTACCTCAAAAAACATCCGGACCCACTGCTCGGCATTCCTTATTATTCCCGCAAGAAGGTCTATGAAGCAAATATCTGGACCCGCGCTGTCTATTTCGAAGGTCTGATGGCTCTCCACTCGATTTATCCCGACAACCGCTATTATGATTATGCCTATAAGTGGGGCGACGGATTCAAATGGGGCATCAGACGCGACGACACGACGACACGCAATGCCGATAACTATTGCTGCGGTCAGACCTACGTAGACCTCTACAGACTGACTCCCGAACCTCAGATGCTCACCAAGACAAAAGCCTGCATGAACATGCTTATCAACACTCCGCAGGTTGATGACTGGACATGGATCGACGCTATCCAGATGGGCATGCCTCTACTTGCCAAAATGAGTGCCCTCACAGGCGACCAGCGCTACAACGAAAAGGCATGGGAAATGTATGAGTGGTCACGCAACACACTCGCAGGTGGTCTGTACAATGAAAAAGAAGGTCTATGGTGGCGCGACAAGGACTTTGTGCCCCCCTACAAAGAACCAAACGGGAAAAACTGTTATTGGTCGCGTGGAAACGGATGGGTCGTAGCGGCGCTCGTGAAAGTGCTACAGGAACTTCCTGAAAACGCCCCGCACCGCGACGTATATATCAAAGACCTCAAAGCCATGTGTGAAGCTGCGGCCAAATGTCAGCGCTCAGACGGTTTCTGGAACGTAAGTCTGCATGACGAAAGCAATTTCGGAGGAAAAGAAACCACAGGAACAGCCCTCTTTGTCTACGGAATGGCATGGGGAATCAACAACGGCATCCTCGACCGTGAAAAATATCTTCCCGTTGTCACCAAAGCATGGAATGCCATTGTCAACGAAGCCATCCATCCTGACGGCTATATCGGATATGTACAGGGCACAGGCAAAGAGCCGAAAGACGGCCAGCCGGTAGCATACGATTCAAAGCCCGACTTTGATGACTACGGTACAGGATGCGTGCTCCTCGCAGGCACGGAAGTCTACAAACTGTAA
- a CDS encoding glycosyl hydrolase, with amino-acid sequence MLAVTASQASTPAKNDTKATDWYPVTVENRPFVRWWWLGSAVDPEGLTFNIEEFAKKGLGGVEITPIYGVKGNEANDISYLSPKWMEMLGHTIAEGNRLGLQIDMNNGTGWPFGGPEVTTDYSARKRVVESWTVAPGKKITDRIAPKDAKQRPVATLQAIIACNGDKRLDITSKLRKDSILSWKAPKGNGDWTVYALFSGRTFQKVKRAAPGGEGLVVNHYDSTAINHYLDRFDRAFKSSGCPIPDTFFNDSYEVYGSDWADNMLDEFYSDHGYRLEMYLPEFLDNKNHDDLRSRLVRDYRATLARMLRDNFTEVWMARAHRNGARIRNQSHGSPANIIDLYAAVDIPECESFGQTDFSIPGLNQDGPTRPSDADPAVLKFASSAAHLTGKRLTSAETLTWLTEHFRTSLSRCKPELDQMFCSGVNHVYFHGAPYSPKGAKFPGWMFYASINMSPTNSIWQDADSLFGYVARCQSFLSAGVPDNDFLLYFPIEEIWQRQGGNPYLMFDIHKMHQRMPDIKRAIAEIIKAGYDADYISDELLNAIEVSADGRIKAKGGANYGAIIVPPARFIQPATLNRLLTLAKEGASVLFIGCLPSDVPGLSKMQERRDSLKRLTAELPSITGKATATSYGKGRIITAPDFSGALLLTGIKPESMRLDNGLSMIRRRNESGGHNYFISLLENRPLDGWVTLTNPATAVEIFDPVSGRRGLAQTRKSASGETQLRLQLEPGESLLLKSFPTAVSGAPQWAYVEAKGQPMTIDKGWSVSFPKTEPAIPGTFATDTLTQWCNIPVADAAVCLGTGRYTVEFVIENPSIADDWLLDLGDVRESADIRVNGQPAGKVWSVPFTLRIGHLLRPGVNTLEIDVTNLQANRIADYERRGVNWRIFKDANIASVTNAKKFSFGEWPAIPSGLNSKVTLTPLTLSK; translated from the coding sequence ATGCTGGCGGTGACGGCATCACAAGCATCGACTCCCGCTAAAAACGACACGAAGGCGACTGACTGGTATCCTGTGACCGTAGAAAACCGCCCGTTCGTGCGCTGGTGGTGGCTCGGAAGTGCCGTTGACCCCGAAGGTCTGACATTCAATATCGAGGAGTTTGCTAAAAAAGGACTCGGAGGCGTGGAAATCACTCCAATCTACGGAGTGAAAGGAAATGAAGCCAACGACATCTCATACCTTTCACCGAAATGGATGGAAATGCTCGGCCATACAATCGCCGAGGGCAATCGTCTCGGTCTTCAAATCGACATGAACAACGGTACGGGCTGGCCTTTTGGCGGTCCGGAGGTCACTACCGACTATAGCGCCCGCAAACGTGTCGTCGAATCATGGACGGTAGCACCCGGAAAGAAAATTACTGACAGAATTGCTCCTAAAGACGCAAAACAGCGTCCTGTCGCTACGCTTCAGGCAATCATAGCCTGTAACGGAGACAAACGCCTTGACATAACCTCCAAATTAAGGAAAGATTCAATCCTGTCGTGGAAAGCGCCCAAAGGCAATGGAGACTGGACAGTCTATGCCCTGTTTTCAGGACGCACATTCCAAAAGGTAAAGCGTGCAGCCCCCGGCGGGGAAGGATTAGTGGTAAACCACTACGACAGTACGGCAATAAATCATTATCTCGACCGTTTCGACCGGGCCTTCAAAAGCTCCGGCTGTCCCATTCCAGACACGTTTTTCAACGATTCGTATGAAGTCTACGGTTCTGACTGGGCCGACAACATGCTTGACGAGTTTTATAGTGACCACGGTTATAGACTCGAAATGTATCTTCCGGAATTTCTTGACAATAAAAACCACGATGATCTTCGCTCGCGGCTTGTCAGAGACTACCGTGCGACTCTCGCACGCATGCTCCGTGATAATTTCACCGAAGTATGGATGGCACGTGCCCACCGCAACGGAGCACGCATACGTAACCAGAGCCACGGTTCTCCCGCAAACATCATAGACCTGTATGCAGCTGTCGACATTCCGGAATGCGAGTCATTCGGTCAGACGGATTTCTCTATACCCGGACTAAATCAGGACGGACCGACGCGTCCGAGCGACGCCGACCCTGCAGTGTTGAAATTCGCTTCGTCGGCAGCCCATCTCACAGGCAAACGACTGACCTCAGCCGAAACCCTCACATGGCTGACAGAACATTTCCGCACTTCTCTCTCCCGCTGTAAACCGGAGCTTGACCAGATGTTCTGCTCAGGCGTGAACCATGTCTATTTCCACGGTGCACCCTATTCACCCAAAGGCGCAAAGTTTCCCGGATGGATGTTTTACGCATCAATCAACATGTCGCCTACCAACAGCATCTGGCAGGATGCCGATTCATTGTTCGGATATGTAGCCCGTTGCCAGTCATTCCTCTCGGCAGGTGTGCCGGACAATGACTTCCTGCTCTATTTCCCTATCGAGGAGATATGGCAGCGACAGGGAGGCAATCCATATCTAATGTTCGACATCCACAAGATGCACCAGCGCATGCCTGACATCAAACGTGCCATTGCCGAAATCATCAAGGCCGGTTACGATGCCGACTATATCTCGGATGAATTGCTCAATGCTATCGAGGTCAGTGCTGACGGACGTATCAAAGCCAAAGGAGGGGCAAACTACGGTGCGATAATCGTACCGCCTGCCCGCTTCATCCAGCCGGCCACACTCAACCGTCTGCTCACTCTGGCAAAAGAAGGGGCTTCAGTCCTGTTTATAGGCTGTCTGCCGTCTGATGTCCCGGGACTATCCAAGATGCAGGAACGCCGCGACAGTCTCAAAAGACTAACGGCCGAGCTACCGTCAATCACCGGCAAAGCCACTGCCACATCATATGGTAAAGGACGCATAATCACAGCTCCTGATTTTTCCGGCGCATTGCTGCTGACAGGAATAAAGCCGGAAAGCATGCGTCTCGACAACGGTCTGTCGATGATACGCCGACGCAACGAAAGCGGAGGTCACAACTATTTCATCTCGCTTTTGGAGAACCGGCCTCTCGACGGATGGGTCACATTGACAAATCCGGCCACCGCAGTCGAAATCTTCGATCCCGTGAGCGGCCGCAGAGGTTTGGCACAGACGCGCAAATCCGCAAGCGGAGAAACGCAGTTACGCCTTCAGCTCGAACCCGGAGAGTCTCTGTTGCTAAAATCATTTCCGACAGCCGTATCCGGCGCTCCGCAATGGGCCTACGTGGAAGCAAAAGGCCAACCCATGACCATCGACAAAGGCTGGTCTGTATCATTCCCGAAAACCGAACCTGCCATTCCGGGAACATTTGCGACTGACACACTCACCCAATGGTGCAATATTCCAGTCGCAGACGCCGCCGTATGTCTCGGAACAGGGCGCTACACTGTCGAATTCGTCATTGAAAATCCCTCAATAGCCGACGACTGGCTGCTTGACCTCGGAGATGTCCGCGAAAGCGCCGATATCAGAGTCAACGGGCAACCGGCAGGCAAAGTATGGAGCGTTCCGTTTACGCTCCGAATCGGACATCTGCTGCGCCCGGGCGTCAACACTCTTGAGATCGACGTGACCAATCTTCAGGCCAACAGAATCGCCGATTACGAACGTCGCGGTGTCAACTGGCGCATATTCAAGGATGCAAACATAGCCTCCGTCACCAATGCCAAGAAATTCAGTTTCGGAGAGTGGCCGGCAATACCTTCGGGACTTAATTCAAAGGTGACTCTGACACCTCTTACCCTTTCGAAATAA
- a CDS encoding glycoside hydrolase family 28 protein → MNRLITLFVSTVLSIAACAQTAAFEMPAFVNEVVNMKAPSFPDYTVSIAKTGARPGKLSTAAIQKAIDRVSAKGGGTVLVPAGEWLSGRIMLKSNVNLHISEGATLEFTGDIADYLPLVDSRYEGADVKSLGAMIYANNAENIAVTGKGHLKAPSRECEITGKMDTGLSVTAEKSIESGAAREATLDKIYMPTFIGPVGCKGILIEDVTLDGSIFWNIAPVYCENIIIRGVTVNSHGHPRTDGIDIDSSVNALIENTTLDCGDDCFTLKSGRGEEAVDLGRPTQNIVIRNCRVKRGVGGITVGTETAGFIRNVYAENVVMEEPRMPLYFKTRRPRGGGAENIWIRNVKVSKANGPAIQMDMLGSPSWMGALAERLPAQPVGKVTPRFSDIHVDDFTVGECRLLIQAKGLPEMPVENMTVTNVKSKNKNIRLQDVGTIEITFAE, encoded by the coding sequence ATGAACAGACTTATTACCCTATTTGTATCCACAGTGCTGTCAATTGCTGCCTGCGCCCAGACCGCAGCTTTCGAGATGCCGGCATTCGTAAATGAAGTAGTCAACATGAAAGCTCCGTCGTTTCCTGACTATACGGTCAGTATAGCCAAGACAGGTGCAAGGCCCGGAAAACTCTCGACCGCAGCTATCCAGAAAGCGATTGACCGGGTGTCGGCTAAAGGCGGGGGCACGGTGCTCGTTCCTGCAGGCGAATGGCTTTCAGGGCGTATCATGCTTAAGAGCAATGTCAATCTGCATATATCGGAGGGTGCTACACTTGAATTCACAGGCGATATAGCCGACTATCTGCCTCTGGTTGATTCGCGCTATGAAGGAGCGGATGTGAAGTCGCTCGGTGCGATGATATATGCAAACAACGCGGAAAATATAGCGGTTACCGGCAAAGGTCATCTTAAAGCTCCTTCGCGCGAGTGTGAGATTACGGGCAAGATGGATACAGGCTTGTCGGTGACGGCAGAAAAGAGCATTGAATCAGGCGCGGCGCGTGAGGCCACTCTCGACAAGATCTATATGCCGACATTCATAGGTCCGGTCGGATGCAAGGGGATTCTTATTGAGGATGTCACTCTCGACGGATCGATTTTCTGGAATATCGCTCCTGTCTATTGTGAGAATATAATTATACGAGGCGTTACTGTCAACAGTCACGGACATCCGCGTACCGACGGAATCGACATTGATTCAAGTGTGAATGCTCTTATTGAAAACACAACTCTCGATTGTGGCGACGATTGCTTTACATTGAAGTCCGGCCGTGGAGAGGAGGCTGTCGACCTTGGCCGTCCGACGCAGAATATCGTAATCCGTAACTGCCGCGTGAAAAGAGGTGTGGGCGGCATTACTGTCGGCACCGAGACTGCCGGGTTTATCCGAAACGTATATGCCGAGAATGTGGTGATGGAAGAGCCCCGCATGCCTCTTTATTTCAAGACTCGCCGTCCGCGTGGAGGCGGTGCGGAAAATATCTGGATCAGGAATGTGAAGGTTTCGAAGGCCAACGGTCCTGCTATCCAGATGGACATGCTCGGTAGCCCGTCATGGATGGGTGCACTGGCCGAACGTCTTCCGGCCCAGCCTGTCGGAAAAGTCACTCCGCGTTTCAGCGACATCCATGTCGACGATTTTACTGTCGGTGAATGCCGTCTGCTTATTCAGGCAAAGGGCCTGCCGGAAATGCCTGTCGAGAACATGACTGTCACCAACGTTAAATCGAAGAACAAGAACATCAGACTTCAGGATGTGGGAACTATTGAAATAACTTTCGCTGAGTGA
- a CDS encoding glycoside hydrolase family 28 protein, which yields MKFSDIFAAGVLGLLVMSFGCDEAAAAVHSITDYGAVSDTTQLSTEAVQQAIDACSAAGGGTVTVPSGSYKIGSIFLKSNVTLNLENGSTLYGSTDISDYTPVTTDYVSLRTHTPTIQLIYADKADNIAITGEGTIDGRGKAFPKLSWNDEGITRPHLLRFICCNGVKVSGVTLKNSGCWMQHYLACDKVRIDGITVINRNNYNNDALDLDGCHDVTVSNMIADSDDDAITLKSTSPRLCEDIVISNCVVSSHCNAIKLGTETNGGFRNIIIRGIAVKPSSDQSSQYFGYPGGIGHGAIVLEIVDGGVMSNIDIGDVTIRGTESPIFIRLADRARPYSPDVPVNGVGKMERICLHDIMIDEAGPTGSSITGLEGHPVCDVELRNIRIRHHGGQSVTPAPDDEKRAEYPESTMWGILPAKGFWLNHTRNITFDNVTVETIAPDERETYVATDSENLIIR from the coding sequence ATGAAATTCTCAGATATTTTTGCCGCAGGGGTGTTAGGTCTGCTGGTTATGTCCTTTGGATGTGACGAGGCCGCTGCAGCAGTCCACAGCATAACAGACTACGGCGCTGTCAGCGATACGACACAACTCAGTACGGAGGCTGTACAGCAGGCTATTGACGCATGTTCGGCTGCCGGAGGCGGGACAGTGACCGTCCCGTCGGGCAGTTATAAAATCGGAAGTATATTTCTGAAAAGCAATGTGACGTTAAATCTTGAAAATGGCTCGACTCTCTACGGCAGTACCGACATCAGTGATTATACTCCGGTCACGACTGATTATGTCTCACTCCGTACGCATACGCCAACAATTCAGCTGATTTATGCCGATAAGGCCGACAATATAGCCATTACAGGAGAGGGTACGATAGATGGCCGTGGAAAGGCTTTCCCGAAGCTATCGTGGAACGACGAGGGCATCACCCGTCCGCATCTCTTGCGCTTTATCTGTTGCAATGGGGTGAAAGTATCAGGCGTGACATTAAAAAATTCAGGGTGCTGGATGCAGCATTATCTTGCATGTGACAAGGTAAGGATTGACGGTATCACAGTCATTAACCGTAATAATTATAACAATGATGCCCTTGACCTTGACGGATGTCACGACGTTACGGTGTCAAATATGATAGCAGACTCCGACGATGATGCGATTACGCTTAAAAGCACTTCGCCACGACTCTGCGAGGACATTGTCATCAGCAACTGTGTAGTGTCAAGTCACTGCAATGCCATCAAACTGGGGACAGAGACTAACGGCGGTTTCCGTAACATCATAATCCGTGGAATTGCCGTGAAGCCTTCTTCCGACCAGTCAAGCCAGTATTTCGGTTATCCCGGTGGCATCGGTCACGGAGCTATCGTGCTTGAGATTGTCGACGGAGGAGTGATGAGCAATATCGATATAGGTGATGTAACCATCCGTGGTACTGAATCACCGATATTCATACGTCTTGCCGACCGTGCTCGCCCTTATTCTCCCGATGTGCCTGTCAACGGTGTCGGGAAAATGGAGCGGATCTGCCTTCATGACATAATGATTGACGAGGCCGGTCCGACAGGCTCTTCTATCACAGGTCTTGAAGGCCATCCTGTTTGTGATGTTGAATTGCGCAATATCCGTATCCGTCATCATGGCGGTCAGAGTGTGACTCCAGCTCCCGATGACGAGAAAAGAGCGGAATATCCCGAATCGACCATGTGGGGTATTCTTCCTGCCAAGGGTTTCTGGCTTAATCATACACGCAACATAACATTTGACAATGTCACAGTCGAGACTATAGCTCCCGACGAGCGCGAGACTTATGTCGCGACAGACTCCGAAAATCTTATAATACGATAA